The Hoplias malabaricus isolate fHopMal1 chromosome 9, fHopMal1.hap1, whole genome shotgun sequence genome contains a region encoding:
- the kdsr gene encoding 3-dehydrosphinganine reductase isoform X1 translates to MEHKAHGSPMSSEPGWSSSVSALFFSSSPWPLLPAVMLLVAAALVVGFVLLLYMISPLISPKPLKLNGAHVVVTGGSSGIGKSIAIECYKQGAFITLVARDESKLVQAKKEVEKCAINDKQVVLCISVDVSKDYSQVESVIKQAQEKLGPVDMLVNCAGTSVSGKFEEVDVDRFRSLMEVNYLGSVYPTRAVITTMKERRMGRVVFVSSQAGQLGLFGYTAYSASKFALRGLAEALQMEVKPYNIYVTVSYPPDTDTPCLTEENKTKPLETKLISETSGVCQPEQVAKVIVRDAVQGNFNSSVGPDGYMLSALTCGMSPVTSITEGLQQIVTMGLFRIIALFYLGSFDSIVRRCMIQREQSKVANKQE, encoded by the exons ATGGAacacaaag CCCACGGGAGCCCCATGTCCTCGGAGCCGGGCTGGAGCTCCTCGGTGTCGGCCTTGTTTTTCTCCAGCTCCCCGTGGCCGCTCCTGCCCGCCGTCATGCTTTTAGTGGCCGCAGCTTTGGTTGTAGGCTTCGTCCTTCTTCTCTACATGATTTCTCCTTTGATAAGCCCCAAACCTCTGAAACTTAACGGAGCCCATGTTGTG GTGACCGGTGGCAGTAGTGGCATCGGAAAGAGCATTGCCATCGAGTGCTATAAACAAGGTGCCTTCATCACTTTAGTGGCGCGCGATGAG AGCAAGCTGGTCCAAGCCAAAAAAGAAGTGGAGAAGTGCGCCATCAACGATAAACAG GTGGTGCTGTGCATTTCTGTGGATGTTTCCAAAGACTACAGCCAAGTGGAGAGTGTGATAAAACAG gctcaGGAAAAGCTGGGTCCTGTGGACATGTTGGTGAACTGTGCCGGGACGTCCGTTTCTGGGAAATTTGAGGAAGTGGATGTGGATCGCTTCAGA AGTCTGATGGAGGTCAATTATCTGGGCAGTGTGTATCCCACGAGGGCAGTCATCACCACGATGAAGGAGCGGAGGATGGGCAGAGTGGTGTTTGTTTCGTCTCAGGCCGGACAGCTCGGACTCTTCGGATACACAGCTTACTCTGCTTCCAAGTTTGCACTCAGGGGACTTGCTGAGGCTCTGCAGATGGAG GTAAAGCCGTATAATATCTACGTGACCGTGTCTTATCCTCCTGACACGGACACACCCTGCCTGACCGAGGAGAACAAGACTAAG CCTCTAGAGACGAAGCTCATCTCTGAGACATCTGGGGTGTGTCAGCCGGAGCAGGTGGCCAAAGTCATCGTCAGAGACGCTGTG CAGGGGAACTTTAACAGTTCTGTAGGACCTGACGGATACATGCTCTCAGCTCTCACCTGCGGGATGTCCCCCGTCACCTCCATCACTGAGGGACTGCAGCAG ATCGTGACCATGGGGCTGTTTCGCATCATCGCTCTTTTCTACTTGGGAAGCTTCGATAGCATCGTTCGCCGCTGTATGATCCAGAGAGAGCAGTCCAAAGTGGCCAATAAACAAGAGTAA
- the kdsr gene encoding 3-dehydrosphinganine reductase isoform X2 — protein MSSEPGWSSSVSALFFSSSPWPLLPAVMLLVAAALVVGFVLLLYMISPLISPKPLKLNGAHVVVTGGSSGIGKSIAIECYKQGAFITLVARDESKLVQAKKEVEKCAINDKQVVLCISVDVSKDYSQVESVIKQAQEKLGPVDMLVNCAGTSVSGKFEEVDVDRFRSLMEVNYLGSVYPTRAVITTMKERRMGRVVFVSSQAGQLGLFGYTAYSASKFALRGLAEALQMEVKPYNIYVTVSYPPDTDTPCLTEENKTKPLETKLISETSGVCQPEQVAKVIVRDAVQGNFNSSVGPDGYMLSALTCGMSPVTSITEGLQQIVTMGLFRIIALFYLGSFDSIVRRCMIQREQSKVANKQE, from the exons ATGTCCTCGGAGCCGGGCTGGAGCTCCTCGGTGTCGGCCTTGTTTTTCTCCAGCTCCCCGTGGCCGCTCCTGCCCGCCGTCATGCTTTTAGTGGCCGCAGCTTTGGTTGTAGGCTTCGTCCTTCTTCTCTACATGATTTCTCCTTTGATAAGCCCCAAACCTCTGAAACTTAACGGAGCCCATGTTGTG GTGACCGGTGGCAGTAGTGGCATCGGAAAGAGCATTGCCATCGAGTGCTATAAACAAGGTGCCTTCATCACTTTAGTGGCGCGCGATGAG AGCAAGCTGGTCCAAGCCAAAAAAGAAGTGGAGAAGTGCGCCATCAACGATAAACAG GTGGTGCTGTGCATTTCTGTGGATGTTTCCAAAGACTACAGCCAAGTGGAGAGTGTGATAAAACAG gctcaGGAAAAGCTGGGTCCTGTGGACATGTTGGTGAACTGTGCCGGGACGTCCGTTTCTGGGAAATTTGAGGAAGTGGATGTGGATCGCTTCAGA AGTCTGATGGAGGTCAATTATCTGGGCAGTGTGTATCCCACGAGGGCAGTCATCACCACGATGAAGGAGCGGAGGATGGGCAGAGTGGTGTTTGTTTCGTCTCAGGCCGGACAGCTCGGACTCTTCGGATACACAGCTTACTCTGCTTCCAAGTTTGCACTCAGGGGACTTGCTGAGGCTCTGCAGATGGAG GTAAAGCCGTATAATATCTACGTGACCGTGTCTTATCCTCCTGACACGGACACACCCTGCCTGACCGAGGAGAACAAGACTAAG CCTCTAGAGACGAAGCTCATCTCTGAGACATCTGGGGTGTGTCAGCCGGAGCAGGTGGCCAAAGTCATCGTCAGAGACGCTGTG CAGGGGAACTTTAACAGTTCTGTAGGACCTGACGGATACATGCTCTCAGCTCTCACCTGCGGGATGTCCCCCGTCACCTCCATCACTGAGGGACTGCAGCAG ATCGTGACCATGGGGCTGTTTCGCATCATCGCTCTTTTCTACTTGGGAAGCTTCGATAGCATCGTTCGCCGCTGTATGATCCAGAGAGAGCAGTCCAAAGTGGCCAATAAACAAGAGTAA
- the vps4b gene encoding vacuolar protein sorting-associated protein 4B isoform X1, with amino-acid sequence MEPTNLQKAISIATKASQEDQAGDYEEAVKSYHHAVKYFLHILKREPQGKDGNQKIREKCVQYLDRAEELQEYLDKKQKAIDLASKAAQEDKAQNYEEALRLYQHAVQYFLHVVKYEAQGDKAKQSIRAKCAEYLDRAEKLKEYLKKKEKAPAKPVKESQSDEKGNDSDEGEDPEKKKFQNQLSGAIVIEKPNIQWNDVAGLEGAKEALKEAVILPIKFPHLFTGKRTPWRGILLFGPPGTGKSYLAKAVATEANNSTFFSISSSDLVSKWLGESEKLVKNLFTLAREHSPSIIFIDEIDSLCGSRSENESEAARRIKTEFLVQMQGVGNDNKGILVLGATNIPWTLDSAIRRRFEKRIYIPLPEEHARAAMFKLHLGTTQTSLTEADFVTLGKKTDGYSGADISIIVRDALMQPVRKVQSATHFKRVRGPSRDDPNAIVDDLLTPCSPGDPNAIEMTWMEVPGDKLLEPVVSMPDMLRSLANTKPTVNEQDLEKLKKFTEDFGQEG; translated from the exons AAAGCTATATCTATAGCTACCAAAGCTTCTCAGGAGGACCAGGCTGGAGATTACGAGGAGGCCGTGAAGTCGTACCATCATGCAGTGAAGTACTTTCTGCACATCTTAAAGC GAGAGCCACAGGGAAAGGACGGTAATCAGAAGATACGAGAGAAGTGTGTTCAGTATTTGGACAGAGCCGAGGAGCTTCAGGAGTATCTCGATAAAAAACAG AAAGCTATAGATCTTGCCAGTAAGGCGGCTCAGGAGGACAAGGCCCAGAACTACGAGGAGGCCCTAAGGCTGTACCAGCATGCCGTCCAGTACTTCCTACACGTGGTCAAAT ATGAAGCTCAGGGAGACAAAGCGAAACAGAGCATCAGAGCCAAGTGTGCGGAGTATTTGGACAGAGCGGAAAAGTTGAAGGAATAtctgaaaaagaaagagaaagcccCGGCCAAACCTGTGAAAGAGTCTCAGTCCGATGAGAAagg AAATGACAGCGATGAAGGTGAAGACCCAGAGAAGAAGAAGTTTCAGAATCAGCTCTCAG GGGCCATTGTCATAGAGAAGCCAAACATTCAGTGGAACGATGTGGCGGGGCTAGAGGGTGCCAAAGAGGCTCTGAAGGAGGCTGTTATTCTACCCATTAAATTCCCACATCTCTTCACAG GTAAAAGGACTCCATGGAGGGGTATTCTACTTTTTGGACCCCCAGGAACAGGGAAGTCGTACCTGGCCAAAGCTGTGGCCACTGAGGCCAACAACTCCACCTTCTTCTCCATTTCTTCCTCAGACCTGGTGTCCAAGTGGCTGGGAGAAAGTGAAAA GCTGGTGAAGAACCTCTTCACTCTGGCCCGGGAGCACAGCCCCTCCATCATCTTCATCGATGAGATCGACTCCCTGTGTGGCTCTCGGAGTGAGAATGAGAGCGAAGCAGCTCGGCGAATCAAAACAGAGTTCCTCGTCCAGATGCAGG GTGTGGGTAACGACAATAAGGGAATTCTGGTGCTGGGAGCCACAAACATCCCCTGGACGTTGGACTCGGCCATCAGGAGACG attTGAGAAGCGTATTTACATTCCCTTGCCCGAGGAGCACGCCCGTGCCGCCATGTTCAAGCTACACCTCGGGACCACACAGACCAGCCTGACGGAGGCAGACTTCGTCACTCTGGGAAAGAAGACAGACGGCTACTCTGGAGCGGACATCAGCATCATTGTCAGAGACGCTCTGATGCAGCCGGTCAGGAAAGTCCAGTCCGCCACGCATTTCAAACGG GTACGAGGGCCCTCGAGAGATGATCCTAATGCCATTGTGGATGATTTATTGACTCCGTGTTCTCCTGGAGATCCAAACGCGATAGAGATGACCTGGATGGAGGTTCCTGGAGATAAACTCCTGGAGCCTGTGGTTAGCATG CCGGACATGTTGCGATCTCTGGCAAACACGAAGCCGACGGTGAATGAGCAGGACCTGGAGAAGCTGAAGAAGTTCACTGAGGATTTTGGGCAGGAGGGCTGA
- the vps4b gene encoding vacuolar protein sorting-associated protein 4B isoform X2, translating to MAANNNLQKAIDLASKAAQEDKAQNYEEALRLYQHAVQYFLHVVKYEAQGDKAKQSIRAKCAEYLDRAEKLKEYLKKKEKAPAKPVKESQSDEKGNDSDEGEDPEKKKFQNQLSGAIVIEKPNIQWNDVAGLEGAKEALKEAVILPIKFPHLFTGKRTPWRGILLFGPPGTGKSYLAKAVATEANNSTFFSISSSDLVSKWLGESEKLVKNLFTLAREHSPSIIFIDEIDSLCGSRSENESEAARRIKTEFLVQMQGVGNDNKGILVLGATNIPWTLDSAIRRRFEKRIYIPLPEEHARAAMFKLHLGTTQTSLTEADFVTLGKKTDGYSGADISIIVRDALMQPVRKVQSATHFKRVRGPSRDDPNAIVDDLLTPCSPGDPNAIEMTWMEVPGDKLLEPVVSMPDMLRSLANTKPTVNEQDLEKLKKFTEDFGQEG from the exons ATGGCTGCCAACAATAACCTGCAG AAAGCTATAGATCTTGCCAGTAAGGCGGCTCAGGAGGACAAGGCCCAGAACTACGAGGAGGCCCTAAGGCTGTACCAGCATGCCGTCCAGTACTTCCTACACGTGGTCAAAT ATGAAGCTCAGGGAGACAAAGCGAAACAGAGCATCAGAGCCAAGTGTGCGGAGTATTTGGACAGAGCGGAAAAGTTGAAGGAATAtctgaaaaagaaagagaaagcccCGGCCAAACCTGTGAAAGAGTCTCAGTCCGATGAGAAagg AAATGACAGCGATGAAGGTGAAGACCCAGAGAAGAAGAAGTTTCAGAATCAGCTCTCAG GGGCCATTGTCATAGAGAAGCCAAACATTCAGTGGAACGATGTGGCGGGGCTAGAGGGTGCCAAAGAGGCTCTGAAGGAGGCTGTTATTCTACCCATTAAATTCCCACATCTCTTCACAG GTAAAAGGACTCCATGGAGGGGTATTCTACTTTTTGGACCCCCAGGAACAGGGAAGTCGTACCTGGCCAAAGCTGTGGCCACTGAGGCCAACAACTCCACCTTCTTCTCCATTTCTTCCTCAGACCTGGTGTCCAAGTGGCTGGGAGAAAGTGAAAA GCTGGTGAAGAACCTCTTCACTCTGGCCCGGGAGCACAGCCCCTCCATCATCTTCATCGATGAGATCGACTCCCTGTGTGGCTCTCGGAGTGAGAATGAGAGCGAAGCAGCTCGGCGAATCAAAACAGAGTTCCTCGTCCAGATGCAGG GTGTGGGTAACGACAATAAGGGAATTCTGGTGCTGGGAGCCACAAACATCCCCTGGACGTTGGACTCGGCCATCAGGAGACG attTGAGAAGCGTATTTACATTCCCTTGCCCGAGGAGCACGCCCGTGCCGCCATGTTCAAGCTACACCTCGGGACCACACAGACCAGCCTGACGGAGGCAGACTTCGTCACTCTGGGAAAGAAGACAGACGGCTACTCTGGAGCGGACATCAGCATCATTGTCAGAGACGCTCTGATGCAGCCGGTCAGGAAAGTCCAGTCCGCCACGCATTTCAAACGG GTACGAGGGCCCTCGAGAGATGATCCTAATGCCATTGTGGATGATTTATTGACTCCGTGTTCTCCTGGAGATCCAAACGCGATAGAGATGACCTGGATGGAGGTTCCTGGAGATAAACTCCTGGAGCCTGTGGTTAGCATG CCGGACATGTTGCGATCTCTGGCAAACACGAAGCCGACGGTGAATGAGCAGGACCTGGAGAAGCTGAAGAAGTTCACTGAGGATTTTGGGCAGGAGGGCTGA